The DNA sequence ATCTCTACGAAATAACAAGAAATTATTGGCGAGAGTAAAAGCTTTTGATAGACATTGTAATATGGTTTTGGAGAATGTGAAAGAGGTGAGTATTTTACTTTATTACTGATCTCGTATGATGCATATGGTAGCTATTCGTAGGAGGGGTTACTGATCAGAATAAACCGTCAGATGTGGACCGAGACACCGaagggaaaaggaaagaaacCAGTGAATAAGGATAGATTCATTTCGTGAGTGATTCGCATTTAATCTGTATTTCACTGTTGTCTAATAGTGAAAGAATATTGACACTTATGTTGCCATCATTAATAATAGAAAAATGTTCCTTCGTGGTGATTCAGTTATTCTTGGTAAGTGAAACGTTTTAGGATATCGTAGGAGTTACAGCTGACACAGCTTCCCTTTACAGTGCTTCGTAACGCAGCATAATCATCAGACGCACGGCAGGATTAAACTAGATGAGGTATATAAGTAGAGCAGAACTCGGGACCGACAGAAGTTCCGATAAAGCTatgtgatgttgatattttttttttcggtCTGATATTACATTATATGCATTTCACATTGTATTCTCTAAAATgcttgatgaaggtattctGGACTACCACTATAATACAAATACATAAACAGCCGTGTCTCTTCTTGTCAACACCTCATCACATTAAACGAGAACTCCTTGACCCTTGCCTGAATGAGCCAGCTCTACAACAGCATTGACGGCTTTCATGTCTAAGTGCAATGTAGCTTGTCAGCTTCTAGTCCCGAAGACAAGCAAGGAGATGCATCTTACCAAGGTCACTACCCAGCTCGATATATGTGTGAGCTTTGATACTCAAATCGTCTTTGACCATACCAATTATTTCAACGTATCCGTCTCCAATGTGCATATCCTACAATCTATATCAGCAATCTAGTCGACAAGGATTAAGTGAGTATTTTCGCTTACTCTTGAAAGGTGAACGCCGAGCTATATAGTGTTCTCAAGAATCAGCTTATGAATGTTGGCATAATCACTAAATACATACAGTATTTCCATCACTGGTCTCGACAGTAGCTGTATCTCCAGAAAGTTTGATTACTTTGGCAGTCAATCGTACGGTCTCTCCTCGATGCTGAGTAAGGTATTTAGAGTTGATTCGAGCTGATATTAGGCACCATTAGTATTCAGGAAACAACTTTCGTTTGTCCGATGACCGTAGTCTTGCTCACGTTCTGGTCCAAGGCGAGACATGTTGGTTTGCGGTCCAGGATGTGGGCAAGGGAAGGTATTGAAGTGGAAAGAGGTTCGTTAATGGAACAGCGCTTTCCGAGTACTTTCTATCGGTGAGAGTGATGGTAGGGATGCCGTCAGCTGAAGATAGGTGTTGACTAGATATATGTATCGATGagataaaaaaggaaaagaaggaagatgatCATTATATTAATTTCTGTGAATTATTAATTAATTGGACGattgtattttgatcataCAGACGCGTctcaacattattatcatatttgattccgttacGGCGGCGATGACCGTTAcataatacatatatatagcCAGGAACGTGCCCATGATATCAAAATaaaactgaaactgaaaatatTTTCGAAAAGTTGAAAAGTGGAGAGATCATGGTCTGTTGTATTTACTGTTTGTTATATTACTTCTTTCATCAGGTAGGACTTGTCAACCGTTATCGCATACTTCATTATTTCCAAGCGTCAAAATGGTCTCTTTTCAGTAAGTACAGCTGATTGGAACTCGTGTCTGCGATATCATAGCTAATTCTTATTTAGATGCGATGGCTGCGCTGATACCGTTAAAAAACCTAAACTTGATCAACATAGAAATAGATGTCATGCTCCTTTCACTTGTTTAGGTGAGAAAACTTATATGAGTATCACTTCGTCGATCACTGATCTTAAAATCTGCAGATTGCTCGACAACATTCCGAAATCCAGGAGAATATAAGTAAGTGACAAAGCACAAAAATTGGTACAATTACATCACTAATTGCAGATCCCTTTTTTTAGAAGTCATACATCATGTGTTTCTGAGGCTGAAAAGTACCAAGGAGCATTGTATAAAGGGCCCAAAAAGGTAAGTGACTAGTGTCCGGTGTGTCTGGAACAATTACCTAACAATAATGTCCAGAACGGTCAACCCCAATCGCAACCTCAAACACCTGCTGCCTCTTCTCCTGCTCCTACCCCTGTTTCCGCTTCAACATCTGAAGCCGCTCCAGCAGCTACAACCTCATCTATACATCCATCTCGACTCAATCAGCTAAATGCACCTGAAAGGGAATACCCACAACGTGGAGCTGGTGGACGCGGAGGCAGAGGTGGATTTCAAAGAGGTGGTGGACGTGGTGGAtatggtggatttggtggtggacAACAATACGAAAGATCATACGCAACAGATATGAATAAAATGGCCCCTCAAACAGGAATGAGATCATGGGGCTCGACTGAaactacacctaaacctgaagaagctgaagttgcACCAAATACAGTTATAACTTCTGCAGCAACTTCTGTGAATGGAATCAATGACAACGGTgataagaaaaagaaaaatagaaaaggtgataaaggtggtacaGGTTCAAAAGCGAATTCTAAGAATCcaagaaatgaagaaacaaACGAAACCGCTTCTGAACCACagaacaagaaaaggaaatttgAAGAATCCGAATCTGTAGCAAATGGTGATTCTGAAGAAGTGTCATCGAAAATACTTAAAAGGTTGAAGAAACGAATTGAGAAATTAGACGAGAAAGAATTGACATTAGGTGCATGGATAACTgcattaggtaaagataaagagaagAATGTAGATTCATCGGATATTTTGAAAGCCTTGAAAGTCTCGAAGAAAGATGGTCAATTCGTCCTTACCCTTTAGACCCGTTTCATAACGCATAGATCCCCCTTGATTTTACTTACATATACACATTCTTGTTGCTTTCATATTGTTCTGCTGCCATGAATATCTGTAACATTTTGCCTGCCTTTTGTCCAAGCCATGCATGTATATTGGCTAATGATGCAACAAATGagtaaatgatgaagatacaaTCGGTGTGGAATCTTAGAAACAGGGAAAAGTTTTGATGAGAAACCATGTATTAAGGGAAAAAAACTGTCAAATGTGTTCAACCGATATGTAAAAATGTGTAAAAGTCTAATCGGGAACTTGGGAAAGGGGCAAAGCACACATTGGGATAGGCATTGCGAGGTCGTGAAAAGCATGATAGATAGACGGTTTTAGCACTACTCTGTAGGCAATGGCGGTAAAGGTTTATCCTCGATCGTATTAGAACCTGTAGTATAACTAGGCTGTGAACCGACATTTTCTACACCCGGGTCCAACTTCAATGAGCCTATTTGATTCGTCAATGGTGTTATAGCCCCCGTTGCTGAATCGGCAGACTGCAAGTCAGGCGCGATTGTTGATTCTGCTAATGGTGGaggattaggtggtggaagaggtaATGCTGGAAGAGGTGACGAATGTTCTGCTGGATCAGGAGTAGGTGTTTGGATGTGGACTTGTGGAGATGGTGAGGCAGGGGCAGGTGAACGtgttgtttttctttctatTCGCAATCTGCTAGCGAGAGATTTAGCAGCTGCTTGAGGACCAAGGGCGaatcctttcttcatctcgTTTGCTTCTTTAGGATCAGATGATTTCCATCTTCGCCAACCATCGAAATCGATCAAGGCCTGATATGTCAGCTCTACCCTGACCAATAGGTAACTCACCTGCATACAACCCCACTCTACTATCTTCTTATCAAGCCATTTGAGCGATACAGGCTTGGTTAAGAAATCGTTACATCCTGCGGCTAAAGCGTTAACTCTATCCGACTGCAGAGATGAAGCGGTAAGAGCGACGATGATGACCGAAGATCGGAATGGCGATGCTGGAACTGGACCTTCAACGCTTGGTGCTCTAGTATGCTCAATACTAGGTGTTGAAGGGAACACGCCGATATTATTGAACCTTTCCATCTTCCTGATTTCTTTGGTAGCTTCAATACCATCCATGACCGGCAGTTGAATATCCATCTTAAAATACCTGTCAGCGTTGATCATCGAGTCGACCCGCAGGACTTACCAGAATCAAGTGGAACCCTCCTGTTCGCCATTTCTCAACGGCTTCTTGACCATCTTTAGCCGATTGAtgcttgatcttcttcttcctcaaaaACATACTCAAAATGTTTTGATTAATAGGGTTATCTATGACAAGTCAGCTTTACGTACATTCTCACTTTGTGAACAATCTGCTCACCTTCTACAATCAAAACATTGATAGGGGGAACGACCACATCAGTCTTGTCGGCCTTCTTGGCCGAACGAGGTATAGCTTTCTTTGGTTCGACGTCGGCGTCTGCAGCTGCGGGAGCTGCGAGACCGTTTATTGGTGGTCGAGGGGGCTGGAAAGCGCCTTGATCGGTTCGAGGAGATGGGATCACAGGAGATTGACCTGGAGTTGTGCGACGAGAATTTCGAGTGACAGTAGCCGAACGATCTCGACCGACAGCCACGATAGGTGCTTCGGAAACAGGCAGCGTCCTTCTTCTAGAATTGACACGAGCATGTCCAGGTCTTTCGGTCATTGAAAGCCGACGCTCTTCAGGACCACTAGAGTTTGAGATGTTGGAAACTCTTCTTGAAGTATTTGGCGAAATGGCTGGAGAAGGCGTTGCTTCTTCACCAGCACCACCCGCTGATGTTCGCCTACTTGTCGGTTTCCGTCTAAGAGTCTCGGATGGTATTCT is a window from the Kwoniella dendrophila CBS 6074 chromosome 6, complete sequence genome containing:
- a CDS encoding small nuclear ribonucleoprotein Sm D2; the protein is MSQYAHVPKSELDEAQIRELEDYEISQGPLSVLQQAVRNSSQVLISLRNNKKLLARVKAFDRHCNMVLENVKEMWTETPKGKGKKPVNKDRFISKMFLRGDSVILVLRNAA